From the Candidatus Krumholzibacteriota bacterium genome, one window contains:
- a CDS encoding RluA family pseudouridine synthase has protein sequence MSKRIYEFVVDEKSSDERLDRYLGKQIEELSRSRLKKAIKSGEVFVDGREVRKAAYRVTGGEKIFLEFTPPSPMEAFPEDIPLSIVYEDKSLLVLDKPAGLVVHPAPGHRSGTLVNALLYHCNDLSGIGGVLRPGIVHRLDKNTSGLLVVAKNDEIHHSLSRQLMERTVSRVYHAIVWGRMPRGEGVIDFPIGRSRRNRKKMAVLKSGGRDAVTSYNVMDTYQPFQYIEVKLGTGRTHQIRVHFSYYGRPVLGDPDYGGRKLRKRSLSDREREIALKALSVIDRQALHAAELSFYHPIAERKMSFKTALPDDFESVLSVIREDDEI, from the coding sequence ATGAGTAAAAGAATCTATGAATTTGTTGTCGACGAGAAAAGTTCGGATGAAAGACTTGATCGGTATCTCGGAAAACAGATCGAGGAGCTGTCCAGATCAAGGCTTAAGAAGGCGATAAAATCCGGAGAGGTTTTTGTCGACGGCCGTGAAGTGAGAAAAGCCGCGTACAGAGTCACAGGCGGCGAAAAAATTTTTCTTGAGTTTACTCCTCCTTCGCCCATGGAAGCCTTCCCCGAAGATATTCCTCTCAGCATTGTTTATGAAGATAAAAGTCTTTTGGTTCTGGATAAACCCGCCGGGCTTGTCGTGCATCCGGCTCCGGGGCATCGAAGCGGCACTCTTGTTAACGCTTTATTGTATCACTGTAATGATCTCTCGGGGATTGGAGGAGTACTGCGCCCCGGTATTGTTCACAGACTTGATAAAAACACTTCGGGGCTACTCGTTGTAGCCAAAAATGACGAGATTCATCATTCTCTCTCCCGGCAGCTTATGGAGAGGACTGTTTCAAGAGTATATCACGCGATAGTGTGGGGCAGAATGCCCCGCGGTGAAGGGGTAATTGATTTTCCTATAGGCAGATCAAGACGTAACAGGAAGAAGATGGCGGTGTTAAAATCGGGCGGCAGGGATGCTGTGACAAGCTACAATGTTATGGACACTTATCAGCCTTTCCAGTATATTGAAGTAAAGCTCGGTACGGGAAGAACCCATCAGATAAGGGTGCATTTTTCCTATTACGGAAGACCGGTTCTCGGGGACCCTGATTATGGGGGCAGGAAACTGCGGAAAAGGAGTCTGTCCGACAGGGAAAGGGAAATTGCTCTGAAGGCGCTTTCTGTTATTGACAGGCAGGCTCTTCATGCCGCCGAATTGTCATTTTATCATCCGATTGCCGAAAGGAAGATGAGTTTCAAGACAGCCCTTCCGGATGATTTTGAATCGGTATTGTCGGTAATAAGGGAGGATGATGAAATATAA
- a CDS encoding STAS domain-containing protein, with the protein MKYKTRESSGVVIVELSGKLMGGSDSAKFRDLIYDLLEKGKKNIVIDLGKVSWVNSAGVGILISGYTTMRKHQGDLKLLNVSNKIKSLLYVTKLNLIFESFEDETKVIQSYFEN; encoded by the coding sequence ATGAAATATAAAACAAGAGAAAGCAGCGGGGTTGTGATCGTAGAGTTATCCGGAAAGCTTATGGGCGGCTCCGATTCGGCAAAATTCAGAGATCTTATATATGATCTTTTGGAGAAAGGCAAAAAAAATATTGTAATTGACCTTGGAAAGGTTTCATGGGTAAACAGCGCGGGTGTGGGGATTCTTATTTCGGGCTATACGACGATGCGGAAACATCAGGGTGATTTAAAATTGCTTAACGTTTCGAACAAGATAAAGAGCCTTCTTTATGTGACTAAATTGAATTTAATATTTGAATCTTTTGAAGATGAAACCAAAGTTATTCAAAGCTATTTTGAAAATTGA
- a CDS encoding ATP-binding protein → MAESIMMEFPSKYEYLNLINIICGEIADDMQLESSVADEVAISVIEACTNALEHGNKSSPEKCIRIVINRHPDRIVVEVYDRGDGFDYKEYLEHIPDPSNIQETRGRGIFIMKEMMDNLSFEFVKDRGMKVTLEKRLNGSKKK, encoded by the coding sequence GTGGCTGAATCTATAATGATGGAATTCCCGAGCAAGTACGAATATCTCAATCTGATCAATATTATTTGCGGAGAAATAGCGGATGATATGCAGCTTGAATCAAGTGTGGCGGATGAGGTTGCGATTTCAGTGATAGAGGCGTGCACGAATGCTCTGGAACACGGCAACAAATCCTCTCCCGAGAAATGTATACGGATTGTTATCAACCGTCACCCGGACAGGATTGTTGTGGAAGTATATGATAGGGGAGACGGGTTTGATTATAAAGAGTATTTGGAACATATTCCCGACCCTTCAAATATTCAGGAAACGCGCGGGAGGGGAATTTTTATTATGAAAGAAATGATGGATAATCTGTCTTTTGAGTTTGTAAAGGACAGAGGGATGAAAGTGACCCTTGAGAAGAGGTTAAACGGATCAAAGAAAAAGTAA
- a CDS encoding GAF domain-containing SpoIIE family protein phosphatase, whose protein sequence is MAASSFLASLYFICGAVIFFVAITILRYSARDIVGWATVLVLFFSGTGPLLSALGVILKSNLNEGAFLFKSLIDSFDYTWEFFFPSLVLFALVYPAKHKLWKYIRKVSIILFLPHLFHLILVIFLIDRINPSDSFSFLKDVSFLPDTLSSYLGEAANLLGVFTGMLFKVHTKLFSVVNISYAAFSMILLSRSRKLKLTPRAIRQTWFVIAGLGVCVVTYSVARFIPVFWGYGASAGLSVALINASLIIGGGTIAYVVVRYKFLDIKLIARKGIFVGGVTAVIVSTYLIIIKQLVSFIRGFSDISIEVLEIGLIVIFIIIFQPVLVRIEDWVENISIGEGKNPRERIKALSSELLSIVNIDSMKKTIKETLSDLFEVRNQEIILRDEIYSLVRGEDFEKMESIFEVAGEPMGKLDFIESMGFERPKRRGFLPPSERDIAVSVNNLPRGIKWLAGFEVIVPVMRSGKCSALILLGKHEQRGHYSAGEIMLLSMLSTQIAAVFSRVELLEEVIEKRVMEEELSIARNIQQNLLPSRAPELEGYEASAVSISSKQVGGDYFDYITRDDLFAFAVADVAGKGVPASLLMASMQASLRSMKDRIEDPVKVVSSLNNVMCDITADDKFATLFYGCVNLSRNKLLYSNAGHFFPVIMRADGKIEELDYSGLILGVQPEFEYRNLKLKFKPGDTLIVSTDGVLEAENEDGEFYGEKRMRVFLSELAGRGADEIRDSIIRDVGKFSAGSKERDDTTILVLKRN, encoded by the coding sequence ATGGCTGCTTCTTCATTTCTCGCTTCATTATATTTTATATGCGGGGCAGTAATTTTCTTTGTGGCGATTACAATTCTCCGTTATTCAGCAAGGGATATTGTTGGTTGGGCCACAGTTCTGGTTCTCTTTTTCTCCGGCACAGGCCCCCTTCTCAGCGCGCTGGGAGTCATCCTTAAAAGCAATCTTAACGAGGGAGCTTTTCTCTTCAAAAGTCTTATTGACAGCTTCGATTACACCTGGGAATTTTTCTTTCCGTCATTAGTTCTTTTCGCGCTTGTTTATCCCGCCAAGCATAAACTATGGAAGTATATCAGGAAGGTTTCGATCATTCTGTTCCTGCCGCATCTCTTCCACTTGATTCTGGTAATATTCCTGATAGACAGAATAAATCCATCTGATTCTTTTTCATTCTTGAAGGATGTCTCATTTTTGCCGGATACCTTAAGTTCATATCTCGGTGAAGCAGCTAATCTTCTCGGAGTCTTTACCGGAATGCTTTTTAAAGTACATACCAAACTTTTTTCTGTCGTAAATATTTCTTACGCGGCTTTTTCAATGATTCTGCTGAGCCGTTCCCGAAAGCTTAAACTTACTCCAAGAGCTATCAGGCAGACGTGGTTTGTAATCGCCGGACTCGGAGTCTGTGTGGTTACCTATTCTGTTGCCAGATTCATCCCTGTTTTCTGGGGATATGGGGCCAGCGCCGGGCTGAGTGTTGCTTTAATCAACGCGTCTCTCATAATCGGGGGAGGCACAATAGCCTATGTTGTTGTGCGGTACAAGTTTCTTGATATTAAGTTGATCGCCCGGAAGGGAATATTCGTTGGCGGAGTCACAGCTGTTATAGTCTCTACTTATCTTATTATCATAAAACAGCTTGTATCCTTTATTAGAGGATTTTCAGATATAAGTATAGAAGTGCTGGAGATTGGCCTGATAGTTATTTTCATAATCATCTTTCAACCCGTTCTGGTAAGGATAGAAGACTGGGTTGAAAATATATCGATCGGGGAGGGGAAGAATCCGAGGGAAAGAATAAAGGCGCTCAGCAGTGAGCTGCTTTCAATAGTTAATATCGACAGTATGAAGAAGACAATCAAAGAAACTCTCTCGGATCTGTTTGAGGTCAGGAATCAGGAGATAATCCTCAGAGATGAAATTTATTCTCTTGTTCGCGGGGAGGATTTCGAAAAAATGGAATCCATCTTTGAGGTAGCGGGCGAGCCGATGGGAAAGCTCGATTTTATCGAATCAATGGGATTTGAAAGACCGAAGAGAAGGGGGTTTCTGCCTCCATCGGAAAGAGATATCGCGGTTTCCGTTAATAATCTTCCCCGGGGGATAAAATGGCTAGCCGGCTTTGAGGTTATAGTTCCCGTTATGAGAAGTGGAAAGTGTTCAGCTTTGATTCTGCTTGGGAAACATGAGCAGAGGGGGCATTATTCGGCAGGGGAGATCATGCTGCTTTCGATGCTTTCCACCCAGATAGCGGCTGTTTTTTCAAGGGTCGAACTCCTTGAAGAAGTTATTGAGAAAAGGGTTATGGAAGAAGAATTGAGTATCGCCCGTAATATTCAGCAAAATCTTCTTCCGTCTCGCGCTCCGGAACTTGAAGGATATGAGGCTTCAGCGGTGAGTATTTCCAGCAAACAGGTAGGGGGAGATTATTTTGATTATATAACCCGTGACGATCTGTTTGCTTTCGCGGTGGCGGATGTCGCCGGTAAAGGCGTCCCCGCCTCTCTGCTTATGGCTTCGATGCAGGCAAGCCTGAGGTCTATGAAGGACAGGATAGAGGATCCCGTAAAGGTTGTAAGCAGTCTTAATAATGTTATGTGTGATATTACCGCTGACGATAAATTCGCCACACTTTTTTACGGATGTGTTAATCTTAGCAGGAACAAACTGCTCTACAGCAATGCCGGTCATTTCTTCCCGGTTATTATGAGAGCGGACGGTAAAATTGAAGAGCTGGATTACAGCGGGCTTATTCTCGGAGTTCAGCCTGAGTTTGAATACAGGAATCTGAAACTGAAATTTAAACCGGGCGATACGCTGATAGTTTCAACCGACGGAGTTCTGGAAGCTGAAAATGAAGACGGCGAATTTTACGGTGAAAAGAGGATGAGAGTATTTCTTTCCGAGCTCGCGGGCAGAGGCGCTGACGAGATAAGAGATTCTATAATAAGAGACGTGGGAAAATTCTCGGCCGGCAGTAAAGAAAGAGACGATACGACGATTCTGGTGCTTAAGAGGAACTGA
- the ruvX gene encoding Holliday junction resolvase RuvX produces the protein MPRNRKEDPPRVLGLDPGGKRTGIALSDPLGITAQGLETFVDSSKMGLPEYVEKLAGEYNIKTVVIGMPLSMSGKEIEGTGRSRALASSIKERIDAEIVFVDERMTSLESERLLRREGRVRDKGNIDKISAVLILQSYLDGVDRI, from the coding sequence ATGCCCCGAAACCGTAAAGAAGATCCGCCCCGCGTACTGGGACTTGACCCGGGCGGGAAAAGAACCGGAATCGCCCTAAGCGATCCGCTGGGTATAACAGCGCAGGGACTTGAAACATTTGTTGATAGTTCGAAGATGGGTTTGCCGGAATATGTAGAGAAACTGGCGGGGGAATATAATATTAAAACTGTTGTAATCGGAATGCCACTCTCTATGAGCGGAAAAGAAATAGAGGGGACGGGAAGATCGAGGGCGCTGGCTTCTTCTATAAAAGAGAGAATAGACGCTGAGATTGTTTTTGTCGACGAGAGAATGACAAGCCTTGAATCTGAAAGGCTTCTGAGGCGGGAGGGCAGAGTGCGGGATAAAGGAAATATAGATAAAATATCGGCCGTTCTTATTCTGCAGAGCTATCTTGACGGAGTTGATAGAATATGA
- the mltG gene encoding endolytic transglycosylase MltG, translated as MKKILTIGAAAAVVMIFVSLLYTAALYFDSETQSGEKGVVVRVHPGEALYDIQAKLEKKGVLEHSTIFRWAAYLKRKEKDIKAGEYLFKRGESVRAVLSKLSRGIVEYKRIVVPEGFMVKEIASLLYSKAGIDSSAFESAVRDDLFIEKLGFEAESLEGYLFPDTYLISWPYTAREIAAQMVERFKTVYSEEITERADSLSMTMHEIVTLASIVQAEAMLKSEMPRISAVYHNRLEKGMKLEADPTVAYALGGVRRKLWYNDLKVKSPYNTYIHKGLPPGPVCSPGRAALAAAAYPAEDCGDYYFVADGKGGHIFSRTHAEHNRAKRRVKSENKKSGR; from the coding sequence ATGAAAAAAATTCTGACTATTGGGGCCGCCGCTGCTGTTGTTATGATATTTGTGTCGTTATTATATACAGCGGCCCTGTATTTCGATAGCGAGACTCAGAGCGGAGAGAAAGGTGTGGTTGTAAGAGTTCATCCAGGCGAGGCCCTTTACGATATTCAGGCTAAGCTGGAAAAAAAAGGGGTTCTTGAGCATTCAACTATTTTCCGATGGGCCGCATATCTTAAAAGAAAAGAGAAAGATATTAAGGCCGGGGAATATCTCTTCAAGCGCGGCGAAAGCGTAAGAGCCGTTCTAAGTAAGCTTTCAAGAGGAATTGTTGAATATAAACGTATTGTCGTACCCGAAGGCTTTATGGTCAAGGAGATCGCCTCGCTTCTATACAGTAAGGCCGGGATTGATTCCTCCGCTTTCGAAAGCGCGGTAAGAGACGATTTATTTATAGAGAAACTTGGATTTGAAGCTGAATCCCTCGAAGGGTATCTCTTCCCGGACACCTATCTGATATCCTGGCCCTATACAGCGAGAGAAATAGCCGCGCAGATGGTAGAGCGGTTTAAGACCGTATATTCTGAAGAAATCACAGAAAGAGCAGATTCACTTTCAATGACCATGCACGAGATTGTAACCCTCGCATCGATCGTCCAGGCGGAAGCTATGCTGAAGTCAGAGATGCCCCGGATATCAGCTGTGTATCATAACAGATTGGAGAAGGGGATGAAACTTGAAGCGGATCCCACCGTTGCCTACGCTCTGGGCGGGGTAAGACGGAAACTCTGGTATAATGATCTGAAGGTTAAATCGCCTTACAACACGTACATTCATAAAGGGCTTCCGCCCGGTCCTGTCTGCAGCCCGGGAAGGGCCGCTTTAGCCGCCGCCGCGTACCCGGCAGAAGACTGCGGGGATTACTATTTTGTAGCAGACGGCAAGGGCGGGCATATATTCAGCAGAACTCACGCCGAACATAACAGAGCAAAGAGAAGGGTTAAGTCGGAAAATAAGAAGAGTGGCAGATGA
- the larE gene encoding ATP-dependent sacrificial sulfur transferase LarE: protein MMVAETEEKVKKLTETIAEYPLKVAVAFSGGVDSAFLLSVASEILGSDLFAVTVNAGFVPGRDIDHAESVAEALGVSHEIIYVDFKEIDNFTDNPPDRCYYCKRAIFAKLKEFAGAQGAETVIEATNADDLEDYRPGIRALSELDVKSPLIEARFSKNEIRNLSKERGVPGWDRPADACLATRIETGQQVTESKLEQIEEAEKYLKSLGFSLCRVRHHGALARIEVSPDKIGNILHSAVRRGIDKRFRELGFIYVTVDMEGYKKGSMNKL from the coding sequence ATGATGGTTGCGGAAACTGAAGAGAAAGTTAAAAAGCTCACCGAAACAATAGCGGAATATCCTCTTAAAGTTGCCGTAGCTTTCTCAGGCGGAGTTGACTCAGCGTTCCTTCTCAGTGTGGCGAGCGAGATTCTTGGTAGTGATCTATTCGCGGTTACGGTCAACGCCGGGTTTGTTCCCGGGCGGGACATAGATCACGCGGAGTCTGTCGCTGAAGCGCTCGGCGTTTCACACGAGATTATATATGTTGATTTTAAGGAGATAGATAATTTTACCGATAATCCTCCGGACCGGTGCTATTACTGCAAAAGGGCTATTTTTGCAAAGCTGAAAGAATTTGCCGGAGCGCAAGGGGCTGAAACTGTCATTGAAGCTACAAACGCGGATGACCTGGAAGATTACCGGCCGGGGATCAGGGCTCTTTCCGAGCTGGATGTTAAAAGCCCCCTTATTGAGGCCCGGTTCAGCAAGAATGAAATCCGGAATCTCTCTAAGGAACGAGGTGTTCCCGGCTGGGACAGACCTGCCGACGCGTGTCTTGCCACAAGAATAGAGACAGGACAGCAAGTTACCGAGAGTAAGCTTGAGCAGATAGAAGAAGCCGAAAAATATCTGAAATCCCTTGGATTCTCGCTCTGCAGAGTAAGGCATCACGGCGCGCTTGCGCGTATTGAAGTTAGCCCGGATAAGATCGGTAATATTTTACACTCTGCCGTCCGCCGCGGAATAGATAAGCGTTTCAGAGAGCTTGGGTTTATATATGTAACGGTGGATATGGAAGGATATAAAAAAGGGAGTATGAATAAATTATAA
- a CDS encoding SUMF1/EgtB/PvdO family nonheme iron enzyme, which translates to MRKFCILSVIVFIVSLSVLNCSEDEVTSPDNGGNDPTVNIISPSDGESFVEGATITFTGTGEDFEGNVLPDSALIWTSDIDDTIGTGTSFDNDSLSMGDHVITLTGIDTDGRTGSESITIEVTMPEGFVLIPADTFTMGSPADEPSRSSNETQHAVTLTNDYYMSETEITNQQYADMAQWAYDNGHCTATSLSLQDNLDGSMVELLDMGDSDCEISFSGGTFTVDSGKEDHPVLEVSWFGAVSYCDWLSMKAGLTSAYNHSSWECNGHDPYNAEGYHLPTEAEWEYACRAGTQTPFNTGNCLDAGTEANYDGRYPYSGCPSGPYEVWTVPVGSYPANSFGLYDMHGNVLEWCNDWYGSYSGDETDPVGPAFGSSRVLRGGGWGIYAHYCRSALRAGTTPSGTHYSFGFRVCRAVFAR; encoded by the coding sequence ATGCGAAAGTTTTGTATTTTATCTGTAATTGTTTTTATTGTATCTCTTTCAGTGCTTAACTGCAGTGAAGATGAAGTGACCAGCCCTGATAATGGAGGCAATGATCCGACGGTTAATATAATCAGTCCGTCAGATGGCGAATCATTTGTAGAAGGTGCTACCATTACTTTCACTGGAACAGGGGAAGATTTTGAGGGGAACGTTTTACCGGACAGCGCACTTATCTGGACATCGGATATTGATGATACCATAGGAACCGGTACATCATTTGATAACGATAGTCTTTCTATGGGTGATCATGTAATAACGCTTACGGGCATTGACACTGATGGAAGAACCGGTTCGGAGAGCATAACGATAGAAGTGACTATGCCGGAAGGTTTTGTATTGATCCCAGCTGACACCTTCACGATGGGCAGCCCGGCTGATGAGCCCTCTAGAAGCAGTAACGAGACTCAGCATGCAGTGACCCTGACAAATGATTACTACATGTCTGAGACGGAGATAACAAACCAGCAGTATGCCGATATGGCACAGTGGGCGTATGATAACGGTCACTGCACGGCTACGAGCTTAAGTCTGCAGGATAACCTGGATGGTTCGATGGTGGAACTTCTTGACATGGGCGACAGTGACTGTGAAATTTCTTTCAGCGGCGGCACATTCACCGTTGATTCCGGCAAAGAGGATCATCCAGTTCTGGAAGTATCCTGGTTCGGGGCTGTCAGCTACTGCGATTGGCTGAGCATGAAGGCAGGGCTAACGAGTGCTTATAACCACAGCAGCTGGGAGTGTAACGGACATGATCCCTACAATGCTGAAGGGTACCACCTTCCGACAGAGGCGGAGTGGGAGTATGCGTGCCGAGCAGGGACTCAAACTCCGTTTAATACGGGCAATTGTCTTGATGCTGGGACAGAGGCGAACTATGACGGTCGCTATCCCTATTCTGGCTGTCCCTCCGGACCTTACGAAGTATGGACTGTGCCAGTGGGCAGTTATCCAGCCAATAGCTTTGGTCTGTATGACATGCACGGAAATGTATTGGAGTGGTGCAACGACTGGTATGGAAGCTACAGCGGAGATGAGACGGACCCTGTTGGCCCCGCTTTTGGAAGTTCTCGCGTTCTTCGCGGCGGCGGTTGGGGCATCTATGCACACTACTGCCGTTCAGCGCTCCGCGCCGGGACCACCCCGTCGGGCACGCACTACAGCTTCGGTTTTCGTGTTTGCCGCGCGGTGTTTGCCCGCTAG
- a CDS encoding superoxide dismutase [Ni] has translation MKNAAVIICIIVLCFVAQNVLAHCEIPCGIYDDGMRIKLIREHIATIEKSMKMITDLTSVEEKNYNQIVRWINNKENHSNELQHIVTQYFMTQRISPMSNDKPEDREEGLNKLALLHSLLVSAMKAKQSIDLKHIADMRAIVDKFEKLYFKD, from the coding sequence ATGAAAAATGCAGCAGTTATTATTTGTATTATTGTTCTATGCTTTGTTGCTCAGAATGTTCTAGCACATTGTGAGATACCATGTGGTATTTATGATGATGGGATGAGAATAAAATTAATACGAGAGCATATCGCTACAATCGAGAAATCGATGAAGATGATAACTGATCTTACAAGTGTAGAGGAAAAGAATTATAACCAGATAGTACGATGGATTAATAATAAAGAAAATCATTCGAACGAACTCCAGCATATTGTAACTCAATATTTTATGACTCAAAGAATAAGCCCGATGTCGAATGATAAACCAGAAGACAGAGAAGAAGGCTTAAATAAGCTAGCTTTGTTACATTCATTGCTTGTTTCTGCCATGAAAGCAAAGCAATCAATTGATTTAAAACATATTGCGGACATGAGGGCGATTGTGGATAAATTTGAAAAGTTGTATTTCAAGGATTAG
- a CDS encoding MTH1187 family thiamine-binding protein, with the protein MLASFSVAPVGVGESLSKYVAEIISLIDESGLDYRMGAMHTTVEGPQEEVMSLIMDCHNLMKEKAGRVLTSITIDDRKGATGRLTGKIDDVEKIIGRDISKE; encoded by the coding sequence ATGCTTGCCAGTTTTTCTGTGGCACCTGTGGGAGTTGGAGAAAGTCTTAGTAAATACGTTGCTGAAATTATTTCACTGATCGACGAATCGGGTCTGGATTACCGTATGGGCGCTATGCACACAACGGTTGAAGGACCTCAGGAAGAAGTCATGTCTTTGATCATGGACTGCCACAACCTGATGAAAGAAAAGGCCGGCAGAGTTCTTACATCTATCACTATTGATGACAGAAAAGGGGCAACCGGCCGTTTAACAGGGAAGATAGACGACGTAGAAAAGATAATCGGAAGGGATATATCAAAGGAATAA
- a CDS encoding fasciclin domain-containing protein, which produces MKRYLLIAMGLVFAVTFISCSETSTSPEDYSSLKELDSMDESVEITGRMNEGAMKRQMNGMKGKALPPGGMTIAEIAEDAGFTLLLAAVGYIAEMNPDSPLIAGLLNNDQYTVFAPTDDAFLNLVAAVEDLLDPDILAEEGPFAAIDDLLGAGTIEAVVSYHVTEGRRASNSVVPRRHDRTIMTLLEGATFSVSTDAMITAVGNTAYIVTPNISASNGIIHVIDAVILPVDLGL; this is translated from the coding sequence ATGAAACGTTACCTGCTTATCGCTATGGGACTCGTATTCGCTGTCACCTTCATATCCTGCTCCGAGACCTCAACCAGTCCGGAAGATTACAGCTCACTGAAAGAGTTGGATTCTATGGATGAAAGCGTTGAAATCACGGGAAGAATGAATGAAGGCGCGATGAAGCGCCAGATGAACGGCATGAAAGGCAAGGCTCTTCCTCCCGGCGGCATGACCATCGCCGAAATCGCGGAGGATGCCGGCTTCACCCTGCTGCTTGCGGCCGTAGGGTACATAGCCGAGATGAATCCCGACAGCCCGCTCATTGCGGGACTGCTCAACAACGACCAGTATACCGTGTTCGCGCCGACCGATGATGCGTTCCTTAACCTGGTCGCCGCGGTCGAAGATCTGCTCGATCCGGACATCCTCGCTGAAGAGGGTCCGTTCGCGGCGATAGATGATCTGCTCGGCGCCGGAACGATAGAGGCAGTGGTAAGTTACCACGTTACAGAAGGTCGCCGCGCCTCCAACAGCGTAGTTCCGCGTAGGCATGACAGGACCATCATGACCCTGCTAGAGGGAGCGACATTCTCAGTGTCTACCGACGCTATGATCACAGCGGTCGGCAACACCGCCTACATTGTCACCCCTAACATCTCCGCCAGCAACGGCATCATCCACGTGATAGACGCCGTAATACTGCCGGTGGACCTCGGTCTGTAG
- a CDS encoding aminopeptidase P family protein, protein MFYIETYRDRRNGLKKKVESGIILLPGNNDAPMNYTANTYHFRQDSSFLYYFGIDEPGLTGIIDIDNDEEFIFGDDVAIEDIIWTGPLPKLAGKAKKAGVEKTRPSSELKDTIRGYIKNDRKIHYLPQYRAETVLRIEELTGIEHSSVNNLSSEELAKAVISQRSIKTEEEIKEIEKALDISYQMYTTAMSLISPGIYEHQVCGKVHGVVLANNSHLSFPFIFSVHGETLHNHSYNNIMEEGDLVLMDSGAESPLHYASDITRTMPVTGKFTGKQKDIYNIVLKAQLDAIEMMKPGVLNRDCHLRAAKTITENLKELGLMKGDPDEAVAAGAHALFLPHGLGHMMGLDVHDMEGLNEDLVGYDENVRRSKQFGLSALRLGRELRPGFVLTAEPGIYFIPELIDRWREENKLEEFINYDEVEKYRGFGGIRIEDDVLITGSGHKILGEPIAKTVEDVESWCAR, encoded by the coding sequence ATGTTTTACATTGAAACATACAGGGATCGAAGAAATGGACTTAAAAAGAAGGTGGAATCGGGGATTATTCTTCTGCCGGGAAATAATGATGCGCCGATGAATTATACCGCTAACACATACCATTTCCGTCAGGACAGCTCTTTTCTCTACTATTTCGGAATAGATGAGCCTGGCCTTACGGGGATTATTGATATTGATAATGATGAAGAATTTATATTCGGTGATGATGTTGCCATCGAGGATATTATCTGGACCGGACCTCTTCCGAAGCTTGCCGGCAAAGCTAAAAAGGCGGGTGTAGAGAAGACAAGACCGTCATCTGAATTGAAGGATACTATACGAGGTTATATCAAAAATGACAGAAAAATTCATTATCTGCCTCAGTACCGCGCGGAGACAGTTCTGCGGATTGAAGAGCTGACGGGGATAGAGCATTCGTCCGTTAATAATTTGAGCAGCGAAGAGCTGGCAAAGGCCGTTATTTCCCAGCGGTCAATTAAAACTGAAGAAGAGATAAAAGAGATAGAAAAGGCTCTGGATATCAGTTATCAGATGTATACCACCGCGATGAGTTTGATCAGCCCGGGAATCTACGAACATCAGGTCTGCGGAAAGGTTCATGGAGTAGTGCTCGCGAACAACAGCCATTTGTCTTTTCCCTTTATCTTTTCTGTTCACGGCGAAACACTTCATAATCATTCCTATAATAATATTATGGAGGAGGGAGATTTAGTACTTATGGATTCAGGCGCCGAATCCCCTCTCCATTACGCGAGCGATATAACAAGAACGATGCCCGTAACCGGTAAATTTACAGGCAAACAGAAGGATATATACAATATTGTACTCAAGGCTCAGCTTGACGCGATTGAAATGATGAAGCCCGGGGTTCTAAACAGGGATTGTCATTTAAGGGCGGCTAAGACTATCACGGAAAACCTCAAAGAACTGGGGTTGATGAAAGGTGATCCTGATGAAGCCGTAGCGGCGGGCGCCCACGCTTTGTTTCTACCTCACGGCCTCGGACATATGATGGGCCTGGATGTTCACGACATGGAAGGGCTTAATGAAGATCTCGTCGGGTATGACGAGAATGTTCGCAGAAGCAAGCAGTTTGGATTGAGCGCGCTTAGACTCGGAAGGGAGCTTCGGCCGGGATTTGTGCTTACCGCCGAGCCGGGAATATACTTTATTCCGGAATTGATCGACCGCTGGAGGGAAGAAAATAAACTGGAGGAATTCATCAATTATGATGAGGTTGAAAAGTACCGTGGTTTCGGCGGTATCCGGATTGAAGATGATGTTCTTATAACCGGAAGCGGCCATAAGATCCTCGGCGAGCCTATAGCAAAAACTGTAGAGGATGTTGAAAGCTGGTGCGCTAGGTAG